The Acanthopagrus latus isolate v.2019 chromosome 13, fAcaLat1.1, whole genome shotgun sequence genome contains a region encoding:
- the LOC119031845 gene encoding collagenase 3-like, translating into MKTFNLSVLLSLAAAVYCMPIQQVTVQDEQFAESYLRKFFNLTDETGPTVRRGMSPMIRKLSEMQKFFGLQITGTLDADTLAVMKKPRCGVPDGHIGEFSTFGNGHKWRKNNLTYRIENYTPDMSVSKVEDSIAKALQVWAKVTPLRFTRIYSGTADIMISFGRLSHGDFYPFDGPGRTLAHAFAPAPGLGGDAHFDEDETFTFRSNAGINLFIVAAHEFGHSLGLSHSSDPGALMYPTYSYRNPDTFVLPQDDVSGIQSLYGPNPDRDPNQPDPKPPTTPDACDLNMVLDAVTTLRGEMLFFKDSFLWRSYPQSSTPQQSLITSFWPDAPVNIDAAYESRELDSVLVFKGSKVWAFSGYDIVRGYPKPLSSLGLPQTVKKVDAALYDASSGKTLFFVGRNYYSYDEARKTMDQGFPKPVDQTLPDVTGKVTAAFQYRGFTYIYSGSYMFEYSLRSKRLFRVLRNSYFLRCTNF; encoded by the exons ATGAAGACTTTCAATCTGAGCGTTCTACTGAGCCTGGCAGCCGCAGTTTACTGCATGCCAATACAGCAGGTTACTGTTCAGGATGAACAGTTTGCAGAG AGCTACCTGAGAAAATTCTTCAACCTAACGGACGAGACCGGCCCGACTGTCAGACGGGGGATGAGCCCGATGATCAGGAAGTTGAGTGAAATGCAGAAATTCTTTGGTCTCCAGATCACCGGGACTCTGGATGCTGACACCTTGGCGGTGATGAAGAAGCCACGCTGTGGCGTTCCAGACGGCCACATCGGCGAGTTCTCCACATTTGGAAATGGCCACAAGTGGCGCAAAAACAACCTGACCTACAG GATAGAGAACTACACACCTGACATGTCTGTGTCAAAGGTTGAAGACTCCATAGCGAAAGCTCTGCAGGTCTGGGCTAAGGTCACTCCTCTCAGATTCACGAGAATCTACAGCGGCACCGCTGACATCATGATCTCCTTCGGCCGCCTGT CACATGGTGATTTCTACCCCTTTGATGGCCCTGGTCGCACTCTTGCTCACGCCTTCGCCCCAGCCCCCGGCCTTGGAGGAGATGCTCATTTCGACGAAGACGAGACCTTCACTTTCCGCTCAAATGCTG GCATCAACCTCTTCATTGTGGCTGCCCATGAATTTGGCCACTCCCTGGGTTTGTCCCACTCTAGTGATCCCGGGGCTCTCATGTACCCTACGTACTCATACAGAAACCCCGACACCTTCGTTCTGCCTCAGGACGATGTCAGCGGCATCCAGTCTCTCTATG GTCCAAACCCTGACAGAGATCCTAATCAGCCCGATCCCAagccccccaccacccccgATGCCTGTGACTTAAACATGGTCCTGGATGCCGTCACCACCCTGCGCGGAGAAATGCTCTTCTTCAAGGACAG CTTCCTCTGGCGTAGCTACCCTCAGAGCAGCACACCACAGCAGAGTCTCATCACAAGCTTCTGGCCCGACGCCCCCGTCAACATCGACGCTGCTTATGAAAGCCGAGAGCTAGACAGTGTCTTAGTCTTTAAAG GTAGTAAAGTTTGGGCTTTCAGTGGATATGATATTGTACGTGGCTATCCTAAACCGCTTTCCAGCCTTGGTCTCCCCCAAACCGTAAAGAAAGTGGATGCGGCCCTCTATGATGCCTCCTCTGGCAAGACTCTGTTCTTCGTTGGCAGAAATTACTACAG TTACGATGAGGCCAGAAAGACCATGGACCAGGGATTCCCCAAGCCGGTGGATCAGACCCTCCCCGACGTGACCGGCAAGGTGACTGCGGCTTTCCAGTACAGAG GTTTCACCTACATCTACAGTGGATCCTACATGTTTGAGTACAGCCTGAGGAGCAAGAGGTTGTTCCGTGTGCTGAGGAACAGCTACTTCCTGCGCTGCACTAACTTCTAG